The window CTCAATTCGAATATGAACGTGGACCTACTGAACAAGCGGTTCATTGTCTTCGAGCTGGACAACATCAAAGATCACCCGATCCTGTTCCCGGTGGTGACCCTGATCATTATGGAAACCTTCGTTTCCAAGATGCGACGCCTGCCCATTGAGATACGTAAAATGATGGTCATCGAGGAGGCCTGGAAAGCGATCGCTAAAGAATCTATGGCTGATTATATCAAGTATCTGTTCAAAACGGTTCGTAAACACTTTGGTGAAGCCCTGGTGGTGACTCAGGAAATTGATGATATCATTGGCAACACCATCGTCAAAGATGCCATTATCAACAATTCGGATTGCAAGATCCTACTTGATCAGAGCAAGTATCAGCACCGCTTTGAAGAGGTTCGTCAGCTACTGGGTCTTTCCGAAAAACAGAAGCAATTGATTCTGTCCGTCAACAAGGACAATGACGGCCGGCGTAAATATAAAGAGGTGTTTATTGCCCTGGGAGCCCGGGCCAAAGTTTATGCCACGGAAGTAAGTCTGGAGGAGTATGCCGCCTATACTACGGAAGGGCCTGAGAAGTCAGAGGTTATCCGACGAACCAATCAGAATGGGGGTGATATCCAGGTCGCCATTGTCGATTTCGCGGATGCCAGGCGCAAACCTGAACTGGCCTGACGGATGCTAAGCAAGAAGGAATAGTCTATCTGTAAGGCACTTATAGGAATCGTCCTTTTTGCAGGCAAGTAAGCTTTGGTTGCTTTTGATCCCTCTCGTTTACCGGATCGACATAAGCCCGGTTCATCTTTATTTATCTCCCTTTTATCGACATGATTTTACTACAAATACCAGGGGGTGGCGCTTACGTTGACTATGGCTTTTACCAGAAGTTTTCGTCCATGGAAGCGGCCATCACCACGGCTTACACCGAAGTGCAGCAGGGGATGGGCAACCTGGGCGCAGTGGCCTCGTCCATTGCCGCAATTGCAGCAACCTTATACATCGGGATGCGGGTGCTGGGGCATTTTGCCCGGGCGGAATCCATCGATGTATTTCCCCTGTTGCGGCCCTTCGCCATCGGCTTTCTGGTCCTCAACTTCACCATTGTCACCGACTTTCTGGACGCGTTGATCAAACCGGTGGAGGTCGTCACTCAGAATATGATCGATGTGCAGACAACGCGCATTCAGCAACTGGAGCAAATGCGCATGGAAAAGCTGGCTGAGAAATTGAATCAGTTAGACAAAAAGATTGAGGAGGTTAGCATGTGGACCGCAACAGGGCAATACATGTCCTTGTTAATTGAGAAAATGGGCATCTATTTGAATCAGGGATTTGATCAGATGCTGAAGAATCTGTTCTATGCGCTCTACCTGGCTGCCCGATTAGTCATCCTGACAACCCGAGCCTTCTTTTTAATTGTCCTGACCATCATTGGTCCGCTCTCGTTTGCCCTGGCCATTTTCACCGGGTTTCAGGATAGCCATTTGATGTGGATTGCCCGGTACGTGCAGATCTCGCTCTGGTTCCCCCTGGCTAATATCCTGGGTACGATTGTTACGTTCCTCCAGGGCAAAGTGATCACCCTTCAGTATCTGGAGCTGGTCAATAACGTACCCGACGAGGCCCAGAGTGGTGAGCTTATTTACATGGTCTTTATGATCATTGCTACGCTGGCTTACTTCACCATTCCTACTATTGGCTCCTACATCATTTCATCGTCCGGCGTCGGCAGTGCCCTTCAACGGATGACGAATATGTCGACGGCTATGGTCATGAATGGAGCGATGCCGGCAGCGGGTCATATGGGTGGGGCTGCGATGGATGTAGGCAAAGCTGGGGCGGGTGTTGTTGGCGGGGCTGCTATGATGGGGCTGGGGGCAACCCTGGTAGCGGCTCGGGCGGTCGGACAAACAGCCTCTAACTACGGCTCCTACTATGGGCAAGCCGTCAAACAGGAATACAACAATATGAGGAACATCACCAAAAATCAGGATTAATCATGGCCACTCAGGATCAAACCTTTTTTAAATCCCTTCGGAATCTGGAGACTTCGTATCGCAACATCCGCATACTGGCCTTTGTCAGTGTGGGTGCCTTTACCCTGATTGCCATAGGAAGCCTGGTATTTGCTTACACGGTCAAAACGGATTCGGAAAGTAGGATCTACGTCGTTGAGCAGGGGAAGTCGCTTATAGCCGCTTTACGTAACGATGTCCGGGAGAATCGGCCGGTAGAAGGTCGTGACCACATCCGACGGTTCCACGAATTGTTTTTTACGCTCGATCCTGATGCCAAAAGCATCGAGGAGCATATCAATGAAGCGCTGCCCTATGCGGATGAGAGCGTGTCACGACTCTATCTGGATACCAAGGAGAAAGGGTATTACAGCCAGTTAATTCAGGCCTCGGCTTCGCAGGAAATTCAGGTCGACAGCATTCAGCTGGATCTGAATCAATACCCCTATCACTTCCGAACCTATGCCCGGCAGCAAATCATTCGCCTGACCAACATCACGGTTCGTAAGCTGGTCACCAGTGGGTATCTGCGGAACGTCAGCCGTTCGGAGATCAATCCGCACGGGTTTCTGATTGAAAAGTTTGCGGTGGTCGATAACACAGATATTGAAGAACGCCTGCGCCAATGAGACACATCGCTAACCTGATCACCAGGATGGGGGACTTCCTGATGAAGATCTCCGATGGCGCGCGCAAAGCCCTTGTTTTCGGGCTCATGCTCCTGCTGGGGGGTGGGGCAATTTACAAATTGATTATCAGCATCGACCGGCTTAATCAACCCATGCCAGCGGCCACTCCTCAGCAACTTATTGAGCCCATGCAGCAGCTCTTTCTGCAAACCGCAACGAATGCCAGTCAATATCAACAAGCTCGTCAGCAGCAATTAAAGCATCTGGATAGCCTGGCTAAGCAGTATTCAACGAAAAAAAGCCCTCATCAACCATGACCATAGCCCTATCATCAACGCACAGTGACGATGCGTTCTTTCGGAAACGGAAGGCCATGCTGGTTTTTCCCTGGATCGTACTTCCCTTCGTATTTGCTTTGTTCTGGATTTTAGGAGGAGGAAAAGGGGAACGGTATAAAGCTGAAGAAATAGCCGCGGGTAAGCCTGGAGCTGGTGGCTTTAATGCCAATGTGCCCAATGCCAAAACGGGTAAAATTAACGGCCGTGATGTGGAAGGCCCTGGCTACGGTAAAGCTGCGGTTGGCCAGGTTCTCTCCAGCTTCAGTAATACGCGCCGGGATTCCGCTACTGGAGGGTTAAAGGCGATCCCGGTGAATAATGCCGGTACTTCGACTGAACATCGATCCAGTTTGGCAGTTGCGGCTGCACCGG of the Spirosoma agri genome contains:
- the traK gene encoding conjugative transposon protein TraK, encoding MATQDQTFFKSLRNLETSYRNIRILAFVSVGAFTLIAIGSLVFAYTVKTDSESRIYVVEQGKSLIAALRNDVRENRPVEGRDHIRRFHELFFTLDPDAKSIEEHINEALPYADESVSRLYLDTKEKGYYSQLIQASASQEIQVDSIQLDLNQYPYHFRTYARQQIIRLTNITVRKLVTSGYLRNVSRSEINPHGFLIEKFAVVDNTDIEERLRQ